Proteins encoded in a region of the Longimicrobium sp. genome:
- a CDS encoding type II toxin-antitoxin system prevent-host-death family antitoxin, which yields MAIETTYTQARASFAALCDAATEDRETVIIHRRGTEDVALVAASELRSLEETAYLLRSPKNAERLLRALMRALERSETPQTVDALRTDIGLGDGA from the coding sequence ATGGCCATCGAAACGACGTACACCCAGGCACGCGCCTCGTTCGCCGCTCTTTGCGATGCCGCCACCGAAGATCGCGAGACGGTGATCATCCACCGCCGCGGCACCGAGGACGTGGCGCTCGTGGCGGCGTCGGAGCTTCGCAGCCTTGAGGAGACGGCGTATCTGCTGCGCTCCCCTAAGAATGCGGAGCGCCTCCTGCGCGCCCTCATGCGCGCGCTGGAGCGCTCCGAGACACCGCAGACCGTGGACGCCCTGCGCACTGACATCGGCTTGGGCGACGGTGCGTAA
- a CDS encoding aldo/keto reductase family protein, with product MEYRALGRSGLRVSEISLGSWLTYGRTVDDDVTRACILRAYELGINLFDTANVYHTGAAEESLGRVIRELPRTDLVIATKVFFPMGPGPNDRGLSRKHVTEQCHASLRRLGVEYVDLYQCHRFDPEVPVDETLRALEDLVQSGKVLYLGVSQWSGEEIRDAVGMQERMGWHRLISNQPQYSMLERTIEDEVIPASEEAGVGQIVWSPLAQGVLTGKYRPGAPLPQNTRGADPSSNSFMDALLQPPVLEAVERLRPIAEEAGISLAQLALAWVLRQPNVASAIVGATRVEQVETNAAASGIRLDPDALRRIDEALEEVVRR from the coding sequence TTGGAATACCGCGCGCTGGGACGTTCCGGGCTGCGGGTCAGCGAGATCTCGCTGGGCTCGTGGCTCACCTACGGAAGGACCGTCGACGACGACGTGACGCGCGCCTGCATCCTGCGCGCGTACGAGTTGGGGATCAACCTCTTTGACACCGCCAACGTCTACCACACCGGCGCCGCGGAGGAGTCGCTGGGCCGCGTCATCCGCGAGCTGCCGCGCACCGACCTGGTGATCGCCACAAAGGTGTTCTTCCCCATGGGCCCGGGTCCCAACGACCGCGGGCTGAGCCGCAAGCACGTGACGGAGCAGTGCCACGCGTCGCTGCGCCGCCTGGGCGTGGAGTACGTGGACCTCTACCAGTGCCACCGCTTCGACCCGGAAGTCCCCGTCGACGAGACGCTGCGCGCGCTGGAGGACCTGGTGCAGTCCGGCAAGGTGCTCTACCTGGGCGTGAGCCAGTGGTCGGGCGAGGAGATTCGCGACGCGGTGGGGATGCAGGAGCGCATGGGATGGCACCGCCTGATCTCCAATCAGCCGCAATACAGCATGCTGGAGCGGACCATCGAGGACGAGGTGATCCCCGCGTCCGAGGAGGCCGGCGTGGGGCAGATCGTGTGGTCGCCGCTCGCGCAGGGCGTGCTGACGGGCAAGTACCGCCCCGGTGCCCCGCTCCCCCAGAACACGCGCGGCGCCGACCCGTCGTCCAACTCCTTCATGGACGCGCTCCTTCAGCCGCCCGTGCTGGAAGCGGTGGAGCGCCTCCGCCCCATCGCGGAGGAGGCGGGGATCAGCCTGGCGCAGCTCGCCCTGGCCTGGGTGCTCCGCCAGCCGAACGTGGCGAGCGCCATCGTCGGCGCCACGCGCGTGGAGCAGGTGGAGACCAACGCCGCCGCCTCTGGCATCCGCCTGGACCCCGACGCCCTCCGCCGCATCGACGAGGCGCTGGAGGAGGTGGTGCGCAGGTAG
- a CDS encoding Txe/YoeB family addiction module toxin, translating into MRKEQPQVGLKREAVFHPEFREDLRHLVETDRKVALRALDLVEAILRDPFSGIGKPEPLKYLAPGTWSRRLTAEHRLVYLVQHERIDFLQARHHY; encoded by the coding sequence GTGCGTAAGGAGCAACCGCAAGTAGGCCTGAAGCGCGAGGCGGTGTTCCACCCGGAATTCCGGGAGGATCTGCGTCACTTGGTTGAGACCGACCGCAAAGTTGCTCTGCGCGCGCTCGATCTTGTCGAGGCGATTCTCAGAGACCCGTTCAGCGGGATTGGCAAGCCCGAGCCGCTGAAGTATCTGGCTCCCGGTACGTGGTCTCGCAGGCTCACCGCAGAGCATCGGCTCGTCTATCTCGTTCAGCACGAGCGCATCGACTTCCTCCAGGCAAGACACCACTACTGA